The Amblyomma americanum isolate KBUSLIRL-KWMA chromosome 5, ASM5285725v1, whole genome shotgun sequence genome window below encodes:
- the LOC144132470 gene encoding uncharacterized protein LOC144132470: MSTDELITFKALVFAAALVQSFHVIIAVEAGTPDTPELTECTQKEITRCYTEYVEIFYSYAPQHGSENTLSEDAYTKVCSAFNETSSCYAGFDRCPDSVKANFTRREEGYRALRALACDKEAYKGVTTVRLCPDPRKMRECMEEEHGEFEFDRDYEKLFCRYGPTQKMCFEKTLNSSCPLSVESRQTAITKIMAAAELIHDCERMYQRAPKVHRSNITAGDPAALEKLGAEVAEMQNLQRKALQTLYTLLEKVESMDRAGKRERIEDAKIVHQQMKSIEALEGVVQGLQKDIAQRCKSDSESPDEKSRGLF; this comes from the exons gcaCCCCAGACACTCCGGAACTGACAGAATGCACCCAAAAGGAAATTACCCGCTGCTACACTGAGTACGTCGAAATTTTCTACAGCTACGCGCCTCAGCATGGCAGTGAGAACACATTGAGCGAAGACGCGTACACCAAGGTCTGCAG TGCCTTTAACGAGACGTCTTCATGCTACGCTGGTTTCGACCGCTGTCCCGACTCTGTGAAAGCCAACTTCACTCGAAGAGAGGAAGGTTACAGAGCGCTTCGCGCTTTGGCCTGTGATAAAGAAGCGTACAAAG GCGTGACAACAGTAAGGTTATGTCCGGACCCACGTAAAATGCGCGAATGTATGGAAGAAGAACATGGTGAATTTGAGTTTGACAGAGACTACGAGAAACTTTTCTGCAG ATACGGCCCAACCCAAAAGATGTGCTTCGAAAAGACACTGAATTCGTCTTGTCCTCTGTCTGTCGAGTCGAGACAAACAGCCATTACCAAAATTATGGCCGCTGCAGAGTTGATACACGACTGCGAAAG GATGTATCAGCGAGCGCCCAAGGTTCACCGCAGCAATATCACCGCCGGTGATCCTGCAGCCCTTGAGAAACTTGGTGCCGAGGTAGCCGAGATGCAAAACCTTCAGCGGAAGGCACTTCAGACACTTTACACTCTCTTAGAGAAGGTGGAGAGTATGGACAGGGCGGGCAAACGTGAGCGCATAGAAGACGCCAAGATTGTCCACCAGCAAATGAAGTCCATCGAAGCTCTTGAAGGAGTTGTACAGGGACTGCAGAAAGACATTGCTCAGCGATGCAAGTCTGATTCCGAGTCTCCTGACGAGAAATCACGTGGGCTGTTTTGA